Below is a genomic region from Miscanthus floridulus cultivar M001 chromosome 1, ASM1932011v1, whole genome shotgun sequence.
CCCTGGCCCTATGCCACGGTACGCCTCTGAGCTGTCCAGGTTCGTTCGTTCCTTGCAAGCACGGCAACGGGATCAAGTAAAGCCAAGAGCTGCAGGCGCGCGTGTAGTGACCAACCGAGGTAATAATGGTGTGCTAGCTCATCTAGTGCTATAGCTTCTTGTCATCACATGCCGTGCAAGGCCTGAAGCTTCTCCGACGACCCTCACCGCCCCATTAGCAGGCTGCAACGTGTATTATATCGCTGCCGCATTCAGGCGCTCCCGTTcattcatgcatgcatgtgccACGTCGTCCCAGCTGGAGCAGCAGTGACCGCCGCCGGTGCCAGCAACAGCAGAGCACACCAGGCAATCCATTGCCTCGCGCCCACACGTCGCGCGGCATGGCACCCGCCCGGCCCGATCCCTTCCTGGAGGGCCGGAGGTCGCGAGGGCGAGGCGTGACCACGAGCTGCGCACGAACGCACGCACGCGGCACGCGACGCGATCACCCAACCAACCTATCGGAAGCATACATACGGCCGGACCATCCATGACCCATCAaccaatcaataataataatactcctactcctactcgtaCTGCCACCGGCCGCCTCGCCACTATAGTTGGCCAAACGGGTCGCCCGGCACGGACACGGCCAGGCATGGCCCGGCCAGACACGGCACTACACGGCATGGTAGACTAGCCGTGCCGTGCCTGTTAGTGCCGCCGTGCCGAGGTGCTGGCCCAGGCACGACACTATCATGTCTTAGCCGTGCCGTGTTGTGTCACTGGGCACGGCGGCCCAGCAGTGCCCGTGCCGGCACTGGCACTATAAGTGATCAAACACCTCAAACTGATCAAAATATCAGGgacaagttcatcatctcaaACACCTCAAACTGATCAGAATAtcaaacacctaaaacacttcaTCATCTCAATCTTAAGTTACAAGTTCAGAGAACTTATCAAAGACTCAAAGTTACATGTTCACAGAACTTATGAAAGACTCAAAGTCACATAATCACACAAACACAGGCAGATaacaagggttagggttagggatccaGCCATCGCCACTCGTCGGCGCCCCGGTCCCTCAACGGCTTCagacaaaacagagcaagggTTAGTAGAGATTGAGGGTTAAGGTTAgggattgagcaagggttaggtcgACGGCGACTTACCTTCAAAGCCGGAGCACCAGAGTCGCCGGCGAGGTCGACGAGGCACGGATCCGGTGAGCACAGACTATGAGGGACGGATCCGGCGAGGAAACCGACGGATCCGGCCAGGAAACCGACGGATCCGAAACCGACGGATCCGACGAGGTCGACGACGAATCCGGCGAGGAAACCGACGGATCCGGCGTGGAAACTGACAGACCCGGCCAAGAAACCGACGGATCCGACGTGGTCGACAATGGATCCGGCGAGGACGAAGCGagatcaagggttagggttagggattgagcaagggttagggttagggattgtgccAGTGCCGGCCAGCGGTGGCTCCAGAGGCCACcggagagcgagaagaagagaggaagtcgAAGGTGAGAGAGGAGAGCGAGTCGCCGACGCGGCGACGCCAACTTgccgagagaggagagcgaggcgAGAGAGGAGCGGGTGAGATGGCGCTGTGAGGGAGAGCCGAGAGCGAGGCGAGAGAGACAGAGAGTAAGAGCAAATGAATTAGGGCAACGGAGATACGGCCGGCCGGCTGGGACGGGCGGTTTTATACCCCCGATTCCAACGGCCGGATCCAACGGTTAGATGGGAGCGAGGCCGGGGATCCAACGGCCACCTACGGCCGAGCCGTGCCGCTGCCGGGCCGGCCCATATAACGTGCCGTGCCCGGGCCGGCACTACGGGCCAGAATGGCGGCCTAGGCACCACACTAAGGCCGAGCCGTGCCGGGCACTGGCAATAAGGCCGTCGGGCCGGGCCGTTCCTGGGCCGTGCTAATTAGTGTcgtgcttgggccggcccatagtGCGCGGGCCAAATGGCCAACTATACTCGCCACGCCATCGCAAGGAAGCCCTGCTGTTGCTGACGACCTCGCGGCGGGCGCCGGAGCCATGCCTATAAATCCGGGGCAGAGCAAAGCACCCACACCCACCCACACCGTATCACACTCGCCTGCCTCCTCTCCCGCCTGCAGCACTGTCACCGTAGCACGCACCGACGACCGACGACATGGCGGCGGCAGCAGCCTTCTTCGCGCGTGGCGGCGGTGCGGTGGCGCTGGTGGTGGTGTCAGCCTTCGTCGTGCTGTCGTCGGCCGCCGGCGTGGCCCGCGCGGACTTCGCCAAGGACCGCGCCATGTGCGCGGACAAGCTGATGGGCCTGGCGACGTGCCTGACGTTCGTGCAggacaaggcgacggcgcgcGCGCCCACGCCCGACTGCTGCGCGGGGCTGAAGCAGGTGGTGGCCGCCagcaagatgtgcatgtgcgtgcTGGTCAAGGACCGCGACGAGCCGGCGCTCGGGTTCAAGATCAACGTCACCCGCGCCATGGACCTGCCCTCGCTCTGCAGCAACCCCGCCACCTTCTCCGACTGCCCAAGTACGTATAACGAATGAACGTCGTAACGGAACGCCCTCCTGTGGCTCCTGCACCGGCACGTACGCGCACACCCTACGCTGCGTACCTCGCTGTGCACGGCAAAAGTTAGCACAGTTCGTTGCTCCGGTGGTCACAACCTTTTTGGAAGTTAGAACAGCCCATGCACGTGCTACAGTAACAGTGCCAATGAACAACAGTACCTGTCAGGAAAATCCAGAGAGACAGTGCGTGCCAGTGTCAAGAAATTTGACGTTCTCTGCCAAATTTGACGTTCGTTATAATTGTACTAGCtgttcatgtactaaccactcgTTGCTTGCTTTTGGGTTGCGATGGCAACCTGCAGAGATTCTGGGGATGTCGCCTGACGCCCCCGAGGCGGAGATCTTCAAGGAGTACGCCAAGCAGCACGAGGCCAAGAACGGCACCACCATACCTGCCGCTGCAGCCGGTACGTACTGCTTGCCATCGACTATCTTCTCTCTTCAATCTTCATTTCCTAGCTAACATAATCCTAGCAGCATCCATATGGAATTGCAGTCTGCATGCATGGTCTTTTTGAACAGTGTCGCCATGCTAATTGCTAATGCTAGTACAAAAATCGCATGAGAATTAATTGAGAGCCCTTGCTGCCTTGTTTTATTTCCGTGGTCCTGATGAGTCCTTTGTCCTGACCGGCCGGGAACCCTCTCCAACGATCAGCTTTCTGTCTGCGTCTGTGTGTTCCGTCCCGGCCGTAGCAGCAGGGACGCGCGGGGGTACGATCGGGACTTGCCGACATGCCAAGGTCCACGCTATCCCGACGTGCCATGCCGCCGTGTTATTATGGCGGGAAAGCTACTGAAAACTACCAGTAGCGTGCTCCGGTTGCATTACGACACTTGAATGCCGGCCGGCGGCCGCCCGTGGTCCGCCCAACCGTACCGTACCTGTGCACGCGTAGTTGGGAACATACGTACGTGAACGTGACCAACCAACAGCCGCCGTGCCCGTACAACAGCTGTCGTGAgacaagaaaaaagaaaattgCTAGCAGGTTTGTAAAATAAATGATGTGTACACTTTTCTGCATCACTGAATGCATGTATGGACGGGGTACGGTTGAACATTTTCAGACTTTCTCCACGCGCTCACGCATGCGTTGGTTTGTGTTGCAGGTGCCGCGGCGACAGGGAAGAGCACGAGCGCGGCGCCGACGGCGGCCGGCGCCGGGAGGCAGCCCTGCGCGGTCGTCTTCTACCTCGTGTCGGCGCTGCTCGCCTCCGTTGCGGTCCTGCTGGCCTGACGGGCCGGCCGCGGCAACGCAGCGCGTGCATGTGCATtcatggccggccggccggccagcgcGGCAGGGGATGGAGATACCACTGCACGGACTAGAAGGAAAAGCCCGGATACATTAAAGGAGATGAGCAAATTAAAGGACACGagtactcttttttttttcttcttgtaGCTTTTTAAAATTTGTGGGGGTTGTGAGACGTCGTCGGCTTGTGCTGACGGTGCACCAGCGACGCAGCTTTGTACTCCCAGCTAGCTGTTGGGCTGTGTGGCTGTGGCCTTCCAGCCTGGGGATTTTAATGTGGTGGTCAGAGACTGTCTAGCTAGCTGTCTCTCTGAATCTGATGATTCTGATCCATTGGCACATTGTATGCTTGGTTTGGTTTTCTTTTCAGTTTTAGTTcgtcttcttgcttgtgtaagcAACATGCATGTAACTACAAGGACCTTGATTGTTTATGCTAAAGAAACAGCTTCATCTTTGTCATTTTCGTATACTCTATCTACTTATTAACAAGCTTTGACACAAGGATTGATGAAGATTGACATTCAATATATATCGACatatgtgcgtgtgtgtgtttttGGCTACTAGGACTGACAAATAAGC
It encodes:
- the LOC136479042 gene encoding non-specific lipid transfer protein GPI-anchored 14-like → MAAAAAFFARGGGAVALVVVSAFVVLSSAAGVARADFAKDRAMCADKLMGLATCLTFVQDKATARAPTPDCCAGLKQVVAASKMCMCVLVKDRDEPALGFKINVTRAMDLPSLCSNPATFSDCPKILGMSPDAPEAEIFKEYAKQHEAKNGTTIPAAAAGAAATGKSTSAAPTAAGAGRQPCAVVFYLVSALLASVAVLLA